DNA from Triticum aestivum cultivar Chinese Spring chromosome 7D, IWGSC CS RefSeq v2.1, whole genome shotgun sequence:
tataagtcatgaagaaagcattagcaataaaactaaaagatcattatgctaagctaacggatgggtcttgtccatcacatcattctctaatgatatgatcccgttcatcaaatgacaatacatgtctatggttaggaaacttaatcatctttgattaacgagctaatcaagtagaggcatactagggacactctgtttgtctatgtattcacacatgtactaagtttctggttaatacaattctagcatgaataataaacatttatcatgatataagcaaatataaataacaactttattattgcctctagggcatatttccttcacttggtcTCCTAGGGGCTGCCAGAGGAGCGCAAATAAGCCTTCCACGTAGAGATAAAAGGGTAGGGGAAGAGTGGACCCCCCCCCCTCGCTGCATTGCAAGCCCCTCGAAGGAATAAATCCTTCAGATAAATCACCATTTACACATAAAGGTtaactttatttatttttctggttCTGATCGCATGAGCACACTGTAAGCCACTAGCGCATTGTCTATAATAACTCTCCCCGGCATCAACGCACTTTCTACGAGTCAAGCAAGTGATCAAATTGCATAATTTAAATACACCATATTCTTCTCTCCTTTTTTCTTAAGGGTCCCCGACAACCTTTGCTTATCAAACATGTGACTAACACGTCTTCATATAATTTCGCAAACGTGGTTAGCACCTTATTAACTTGGCATTTACAGCAAAAGCCATTCAGGGGTTACAATTCTTTCAGAAGCACTGACTCTGAAGCTAGTGAATTTTTGGGATGACAAATTATGCGTCTCCATTTTGTTTCAAGAGATCAAATCCGAAAAAGTTAGAACAATTTAtaatagtgaacggagggagtacaaaccaAAAAATAGGATTCCTTGCAGTGTTATAGAATCGCCAATCTATTCTTGCAGGAGTAATGAAAAGCCCAATGTTTTCACATAGAAAAATACAAGTTAAAATATTTTTATTAAGTTAAAGAGTCTGATTTTATTTTTAACCTTTTAATTATTTTTATGTGTACAGATTATTCTTTTGAAAATGCGTCATTTTTTAGTGGGATTTCTGTTGAACAGATTTTTAGTGGGACTTGAAAAGGGGTCCATTTGACCCAGGATCAAGTACTACTAGgatttcttttttttgcggggtgaaaGGGAGTTTTATTCCAAAATGATAGGGTTACAATCTCGAGACAGCTGCTCCTTACAGCACGGAGGACTCGAGTTCAACCATACCGCAGTACAACACTCGGTACGACTATAGTGTGCCAAATGATGTGCTACCCTATTATGCTCTCGGCCAATTTTACAAGGAACAAACTCCCTCGCAACCATATGAGCTTTAATCTCTGTGTCAAGATGACCATAGGCTGATCTGGAAAGTGTGGCATCCGTGAGGGTTGCCAATGCATTCGAAGAATCCGATTGGACTATCACTGGCATGTCTGAATGTTGAATGGCCAAAGCCATACCTTGCATGATTGCATGAATTTCCGCTTCGAGGGCGTCATTGCAATGAAAAATGTATCTATATGCCGCAAAGATCGTAGTCTCATCCCCGTTCCGCAGTACCATTCCAGCAGAAGCACGCCCATCATGGCTTGAAAAAGAACCATCAATAGATAGGGCTACCCAACCTGTTGGTGGACGAGGCCATGGAACAGGGGTTGGTGCACATTTTTTGCTCACAACACGTCCATCCTCTGAGATTGGCATCTTTCCTTTTATTATCTCTTCCATACTAAATTTCCTTGCCAATTGAAGCGACTTATAATAGCTTTCCAAGTAATCAACAGTAGCTTGAACCGGGGTCTCACCCTTTCCATGAGTAATATCATTACGTAGCTGTCATATTCGCCAAATAGTCATAATCACTATGTCCCTACTGTATGCTGGGCAATTTGATAGGATTTGCAAGAGCCAATCTTTCCCTGATTCAATTAGTAGAACATCATCAGGTAGTGGCCAAATCTTGCGCAGACCATCCCAGACTTGCCGAGCATGCATGCATGTGATAAGAGCATGAAAGCTACTCTCTTCCTCCTTGCCGCAGACCGGACAGGAGCTACGCGCAGGAATATGGTGTTGTACCTTGCACAAGTTAGTAGCTACTAGGATTTCtttactactactccctccattaaaGTTATACTAATAAGAGGTAATTGCACCCGTGGTGCTTAAACTTGCCACCAATATTTACTTTAGTATCTGAACTTGAAAAATAAATTGAACTGGTTATAAAACTTGGGACGAGCGCGGTGCTAATTCCATTAGCATGGCACTGTATTTTTTACTTAGCGTGCCACCTCATAGCATATGTCTCTATGACCCATGGATCCCACCTGTCAGGTCAGAGGGAAGATTACCATCGACTGGAACAGGAGATCTCACTCGTGCGACTAGCTAGCACCCCAACTTGCATAATGTGCCTCGCAAGGATACATATCTTTTATGTCTTGTTAAGAACACGCAAAAGAACACGCCCATGTAGTCTAAATGGGCAGCATTCAGTGTGGCCCATATCGACATGTTAGCTTTAAAAAAAGAATTCAATTATTTGGATGTTAAAAATATTATACACACAAATAAAATAACTTATTTATCAAAATGCTGAAATAATTTTTAGGAATATTGATGTATTTTGTGACAAACATCATATAAATAAGATAGTATTTACGAtataaaaaatatttttataatTTACAATAATTTAGAAAATATTCATAAGTATGCAAaatttaaaaatttcagaaatatgcaaaattaaaatatattttttctaaaTTTCACTCCTGACTATATTCATAATTAAATACAATTTGTataatttaaatatatttataaacttattttttgtatcatttaaaaatatgcaaaaaaataaaaatattcaatccTGACTATTTTTTTGTATCATTTTTATAGCACCTTATTTGCACGTTCATGTCAAGTTTTTAAATCAGTTCGGCATATTCTTCAAGTTCAAACATTAAAGTGAACATCAATGACAAGTTTAAGTATCACTAAATTCAGtcacatttattttgggacggaggctACAATCTAGCCCAGCCCACAACAAGCACACACAAAAGCCCACATTAGGCTGTCGATGGGAAGGAAAGCGAGCCGCCTGCGGCGACGCCGCCAGCCCCCAGCCGGCATCAGCCCCAccacgtcgccgtcgccgtcgccaacgccTGCATCCTCCTCAAGGCATgcactctccccctctcccccctcctcctcttcacctGAACCCCAGTTTCTCATCGCTTTTTTCCTCGTTCATCTCTCGTGTACGCGTCGATTGTCTACTCCGTCGTGCAACTGTGCAATCAATCGTTCTCGTGGGAAGGGAAGAACTCGAATCGCGTCGCCGCTGTCCTAAGGTTTAGATTTTTCACTCGATTTCGCCGTAAAGGATTTAAATATACTACTGAGCCTTGGAACCCTAGATGGGATGTGCATGTACGGCTAGTAGAATTGTTTTGTTGGGGTTTGATAAGAAAATTAGTTCGGGTGTTCGCCGTACCCCTATGTGATTTGCAAATGGAAGAGATTATAGACGCTACCCAAAGCTGAAGAACCCGTGAAATTACAGTGTATCCCCACTATACCTGTACTGACAGTCGGTATTGGTAGGACATTGTCATTAATAGAGCCATAACTGCAGATGTTTTGTTCAGTGTTTACAGCCAAGCAAAATGCGACAGCGTTCGTCACCATTTCAATACCATGCTATTAAGATGCAGATGGTTTTCGCTGTCACAAAAAGTTTCAACTACAGGGTGGTTTTCCAAAATAAAATTATTATCTGTGCATGTTATCATCTTAGCCCTGTCATAACCATCTTACAAAATCAATCGATCAACTTGCTGCCTATTTGTAAGTGCCGACTTTCTTGACATGCAAGGGATATACAAGATCTGGAGAACAACACGTGCTTAATTGCTTATGCATGGTCCAAGCATGCTGTCTGCCTTTTTTCATTTGGTAGTGGACTAATCTTTCTAACCTTTCTGCCTTGAATTTGTTGTGTTTTGCAGAGAGTTTGCCATGACGCAAAGCCCGAGCAAGTTGTCTGACCCATCTGTCTCTACTCCCCCAGGAGTGTTGGGGCACCAAGGTTGGGCTGACCTCCCAGATAAACTGCTTCACTCCATTGTTCCTCTGTTGGGATCTTTCCTCGACCTTATTGCGTTTGCTAGCACCTGTTGTTCTTGGCGTGCTGCCTTCTCTTCGTACCCATCCAAACCGACCATCTGCACCAAACTCCCGCCTCTCCTCGTCCGACCTAATGTCTGTGTTGATGCCCCTCATCTCCCTTCCAGCAATGGTCGTCACAAGCTACGCACATGTAAGGTCATTGATCTGACCAACCAGAACAGAGCCCTCCGCTGCCAGATTCCTCAAGAAACTTTTCAGAGGATGCGTTTTGCTGGCTCTTCCTATGGACATCTCATCTGCTGCCGCCGAGGAAATTGCCTTGTTGTTGATGTGTTCACTGGTGCCGAGGTTTCACCTCCATCTCTCCCATTCAGTGGTGACTGTGAGCAGGAGGTCTACTTTGGTGGCACCCTGACAGCTCCCCTTGCATCACCCAACTGCCATCTCCTTGTCAGCACACGATCCTCCCTGTTTGATTGGCCGGTTGGAAGTGACTCTTGGTCTGAACTCAAGCTTTCTGATGCACGGGTAGATCAGATTGTGGAGTTCAATGGTCAGTTCATCGCCATGGATTATTCCCAGAGGATCTACATTCTGAAGCTAGCCCCCCAGCTTGGCCTGCAGGAGATAACAACCGAGTGGTGGGACGACATGACTGAATGCCCATATCTAAGACCATGGCTGGTGGTCTGCGGTGATATGCTTCTCATGGTTGACCATTATATGAGCTTATCATTTGGAGCACCAGTCTTGTATAAACCCTACCACCTTGATATGTCGACCAGACCTGCAAAATGGGTGGAGGTGAAGAAGCTGGACAATTGGGCACTCTTTGTAGGGGGTGATGTGAGGAGCCCGCCGTTTTCTTGCTTGAGCCCAGAGAAGTGGGGAGGGAGGAGCAACTGCCTGTACTACGCCCATTACTCTCAGCCTTGGAGCGTACATGGATTAGGTGACGCCGCAGATGCTGTGTGGGATCCTTCCACCGACCCTGATCTTGTGTACAAGAGAAACTGGTACGGCCAGCTGCAGGCCTTCTGGGTGTATCCAAGCATGTTCTATTCTGATGCTCCAGTAGTGACGGGGCACCAAGACTGGGCTGACCTCCCAGATAACCTGCTTCACTCCATTGTTCCTCTGTTGGGATCCTTTCTCGACCTTATTGCATTTGCTAGCACCTGTCGTTCTTGGCGTGCCGCCTTCTCTTCATACCCATCCAAATCGACCTTCTGCACCAAACTCCCGCCTCTCCTCGTCCGGCCAAATGTCCGTGTCCAAGCCCCTCATCTACCTTCTAGCAATGGTCGTCACAAGCTACGCACATGTAAGGTCATTGATCTAGCCAACCAGAACATAGCCCTTCGCTGCCAGATTCCTCATGAAACTTTTCAGAGGATGCGCTTTGCTGGTTCTTCATATGGGCAACTCATCTGCTGCCGCCGAGGAAATTGTCTTATTGTTGATGTGTTCACTGGTGCTGAGGTTTCACCTCCATGTCTCCCATTCAGTGGCGACTGTGAAGAGGAGTTCTACTTTGGTGGCACCCTGACAGCTCCCCTTGCATCACCCAACTGCCAGCTCCTTGTCAGCACCCGATCCTCCCTGTTTGATTGGCCGGTTGGAAGCGACTCTTGGTCTGAAATCAAGCTTTCTGATGCACGGATAGATCAGATTGTGGAATTCAATGGCCAGTTCATTGCCATGGATTATTCTCAGAGGATCTACGTTCTGAAGTTAGCCCCCCAGCTTGGCCTGCAGGAGATAACTACCAAGTGGTGGGACGGCATGACTGAGTGCCCATATCTAAGACCATGGCTGGTGGTCTGCGGCGATATGCTTCTCATGGTTGACCATTACGTGAGCCTATCATTTGGAGCACCAGTCTTGTATAAACCCTACCGTCTTGATATGTCGACCAGACCTGCAAAATGGGTGGAGGTGAAAAAGCTGGACAACTGGGCACTCTTTGTAGGGGGTGATGTGAGGAGCCCGCCATTTTCTTGCTTGAGCCCAGAGAAGTGGGGAGGGACGAGCAACCGCCTGTACTACGCCCATTACTCTCAGCCTTGGAGCGTACATGGCTTTGGTGATGCGGCAGATGCTGTGTGGGATCCTTCCACCGACCCTGATCTTGTGTACAAGAGAAACTGGTACGGTCAGCTGCAGGCCTTCTGGGTGTACCCAAGCATGTTCTATTCCGATGGCCAGTGATCGTTGATGGGGCAACTACAGCTTGCTGCTCTACCAGCTTCTTCTCGAAAACTATCACTTCCAACAGAGACTTACGCAGCTGAAAAAAGGTGCTTTTTCATGGTGACAGTCATGCTGAAGCTTCTGCAGTTAGTTTCATCCTTCAGTTTTAAAACATTGTAGGAGGCGTTTATGGTGGCAATCGGTGCTTACTCCAGCTTTTGCCAGTTAATTTGTCGTTCAGTTTGCTGTTTGGTCGTTGCACTGTATGGATATGTACTTGACTACGTATTGCTCATCTGTGCTGGAGTTGACTAGCTAAGCACCATGTTTCTGCATGACGAAGAGTGTTCCTGCATGTGCCTGTGCTCTTATTTGCATCTTAATCTCTTTTAATTCGACAAGTTCATTACAACAAGCAGACTTGCATAGCTAATTTTGCTTGAGATACATGATGTGTCCTGTTGAATTCGGCCGGTCAGTGTGAACAAGGCattttttttcttaagttattgtAACAAGAGTTGCCCCGAAGTGTGTTTTGTTGTGCGTGTATGGTTACTGCTGCCTCAGAAGGAAGGTATCACCGTGTATGCTTTGATTGGTTTGTGTGATTGCTCTTGGGATATTCGATATATAGTTTGATCTAGAAAAAAAAGGTTCTTTTGCTAGCACAGATAAGCTTGCTGTAACCTGGGTGATTGTGTTCTTCGTGAATGTGTTATCCAGTGCTTTGCTGTGTATGTACGTAAGAACAAACATGGCAGCAATGAACTGTCGGTATCAGTATATCAGTATGATCTCTTCACGGTTGATGCACATCTAATATGACAAGAAGATGAAAACGATATACAGAGCTGTTGGTGTCAGCGTGAAATATCACTTCACCGTTCATACTCCGTATGCGCACAGATATCAAGATGCCTGAAATTCAAAACACATTCCCGTCGAAAGAACACGAATTTCTCAGTTCGGTAGCCAAAGAAGGCTTCTTCAAACAACTTCATATACAAAACAGTAGGGTTCTAACATAGCCCAGTTTCTAATGATATAAGAGTCAAAGTGGATATTGATTTTAACAAATGCATTTTTTATTGAAAAGATATTTTAGCCCGTACAGGCAGCAGGATCTCCTTGAACGTATGGTGTTTGTTCAACATTGGACTTTGGATTACTCCCTCACTACAAAAACAGAATTAAGATTCTACATTTACTTCAAGGAATCGTCCGCTTTCATTTTGTAGCAATCAAGTGTGTCCATGTACAATTCTTCAGTTCCTTTCTGTACAATTGGAATAAAATTTCAGAGGCAGAGGTGAAAATTGCAGTTCCACATATAGGCGTAACAATGCAATGTTCATTTCTTAGGCCCTTTTTTACGAATACGGCTGGTATTTGTCGTCCTGGGAAAACTCAAGCTCAGGAGCTGGTGCTTCATCGAAGGAAGAGAACAAACGCCATAAGTTCAAGGCTGTGTGAGCATGTCAGTAATATGTGTACAAATCCAGGAGTTTTAGACTGAACTTCTCCAAATTATGATAAGTTTCCACTATTGAACTTAAACCTCATATATCTCAGTGGGCTCTCTACACCTCAGGGATGCTTCTGTTTATGaagattgaagagctgaaagcaCCTTCATTCTAGAGAAAAAAAAACCTTGATTCAGCAGAGCCAGGCATGAGACCCTACACCGTATGTAACCTCTCTTTTTTTAGGGATACACCGCATGTAACCTTTTGACTAAAGGAAGATGCAAAACgcttggaaagttcaaagaataaaaagaatatgCAGCACTCTAGCTGGTTACTTAAAAAAGGAGAAATATAATTATAGCAGGAATGGTTCCAGCTCAATATGGGAATATCATTTCAGCAAGGGATGTGTGTTAATAGAGTGCGATGTATCAAGGATGAAACACTAATTTTGTTGAGTAAATCCATCATTCATCAAGTAAGATGGTACTGTATATGCTCAAAAAGAAAAGGATGGTACTGCATAATAGTACATTTTGTAAAAAAGAGGACTGCATGTAGGGCCTTACAAGATACAGTTCTTGCCTCAGCTTAGAAAGAACAACCATGGCAAAAACACTGGAGAGTTGACAAGCATATCTAGCGGGGCAGGCTAGCGGATGCGAGGAACTCCTGCTCCAAGCTATAGCATGCATTTTGGCTGCGCTGAGATGTTACATGATAAGTTCTCCCGGCTAGGCTCATGGCCATGGACTGGTGGCCTTGCATCTCATACTCAACGGCTCGATCAACTTGAGATGAATTTGTACGATTCATTCGTAGTTGCTGCAATGTTGTCTCGACTTCCTTCATTGTAGGCCTTTCCTCACCTTTTAGCCTCAAGCACTTTTCCGCAAGAGAAGCAACCCCATTGATCTCCTCCTCGTTCGCTTCTTCAAGAACTTGTGCCGCCACTATTTCTTTGGGTTGCCTCGACCTGATCTCCAAGAGGAAGTAGTTACACAAGCTCTCGGCCATTCCCGACTCAGCTGTAAAAACAGGTTTTTTCCTGATAAGAAGTTCTAGGAGTACCACACCAAACTGTAAACATCACTCTTCTCATTTAGCTGCCCAGTCTGGTAGTATTCTGGATCAAAATAACCGAATGTGCCCTGAACATTTGTAGCAACATGAGTTTGATCAATGGGGACAACTCTTGAAGCGCCGAAATCCGAAACCTTTGCTGCATTGTTTGTGTCTAGGAGTATATTAGAGGACTTCACATCACGATGAAAGATTGATATTGAGGCTGCAGAGTGGAGATAACAAAGAGCACCCGCAGCTTCTGATGCGATCCGTAGGCAGTCATTCCATGTCAAAGAAACCATGTTGCTAGAATCATGATGAAGACTTTCAAACAATGAACCGTTGGGAATGAAGTCGTACACTAGTAAGGGGACCTCAGTTTCAAGACAGCACCCGAAAAGTTTCACAATATTCCGGTGATTTATCTGAGAGAGAATTGCAACCTCGTTGATAAAATCGCTGATCTCAC
Protein-coding regions in this window:
- the LOC123167970 gene encoding uncharacterized protein isoform X1, producing the protein MGRKASRLRRRRQPPAGISPTTSPSPSPTPASSSREFAMTQSPSKLSDPSVSTPPGVLGHQGWADLPDKLLHSIVPLLGSFLDLIAFASTCCSWRAAFSSYPSKPTICTKLPPLLVRPNVCVDAPHLPSSNGRHKLRTCKVIDLTNQNRALRCQIPQETFQRMRFAGSSYGHLICCRRGNCLVVDVFTGAEVSPPSLPFSGDCEQEVYFGGTLTAPLASPNCHLLVSTRSSLFDWPVGSDSWSELKLSDARVDQIVEFNGQFIAMDYSQRIYILKLAPQLGLQEITTEWWDDMTECPYLRPWLVVCGDMLLMVDHYMSLSFGAPVLYKPYHLDMSTRPAKWVEVKKLDNWALFVGGDVRSPPFSCLSPEKWGGRSNCLYYAHYSQPWSVHGLGDAADAVWDPSTDPDLVYKRNWYGQLQAFWVYPSMFYSDAPVVTGHQDWADLPDNLLHSIVPLLGSFLDLIAFASTCRSWRAAFSSYPSKSTFCTKLPPLLVRPNVRVQAPHLPSSNGRHKLRTCKVIDLANQNIALRCQIPHETFQRMRFAGSSYGQLICCRRGNCLIVDVFTGAEVSPPCLPFSGDCEEEFYFGGTLTAPLASPNCQLLVSTRSSLFDWPVGSDSWSEIKLSDARIDQIVEFNGQFIAMDYSQRIYVLKLAPQLGLQEITTKWWDGMTECPYLRPWLVVCGDMLLMVDHYVSLSFGAPVLYKPYRLDMSTRPAKWVEVKKLDNWALFVGGDVRSPPFSCLSPEKWGGTSNRLYYAHYSQPWSVHGFGDAADAVWDPSTDPDLVYKRNWYGQLQAFWVYPSMFYSDGQ
- the LOC123167970 gene encoding uncharacterized protein isoform X2 encodes the protein MTQSPSKLSDPSVSTPPGVLGHQGWADLPDKLLHSIVPLLGSFLDLIAFASTCCSWRAAFSSYPSKPTICTKLPPLLVRPNVCVDAPHLPSSNGRHKLRTCKVIDLTNQNRALRCQIPQETFQRMRFAGSSYGHLICCRRGNCLVVDVFTGAEVSPPSLPFSGDCEQEVYFGGTLTAPLASPNCHLLVSTRSSLFDWPVGSDSWSELKLSDARVDQIVEFNGQFIAMDYSQRIYILKLAPQLGLQEITTEWWDDMTECPYLRPWLVVCGDMLLMVDHYMSLSFGAPVLYKPYHLDMSTRPAKWVEVKKLDNWALFVGGDVRSPPFSCLSPEKWGGRSNCLYYAHYSQPWSVHGLGDAADAVWDPSTDPDLVYKRNWYGQLQAFWVYPSMFYSDAPVVTGHQDWADLPDNLLHSIVPLLGSFLDLIAFASTCRSWRAAFSSYPSKSTFCTKLPPLLVRPNVRVQAPHLPSSNGRHKLRTCKVIDLANQNIALRCQIPHETFQRMRFAGSSYGQLICCRRGNCLIVDVFTGAEVSPPCLPFSGDCEEEFYFGGTLTAPLASPNCQLLVSTRSSLFDWPVGSDSWSEIKLSDARIDQIVEFNGQFIAMDYSQRIYVLKLAPQLGLQEITTKWWDGMTECPYLRPWLVVCGDMLLMVDHYVSLSFGAPVLYKPYRLDMSTRPAKWVEVKKLDNWALFVGGDVRSPPFSCLSPEKWGGTSNRLYYAHYSQPWSVHGFGDAADAVWDPSTDPDLVYKRNWYGQLQAFWVYPSMFYSDGQ